The Sphingobacteriales bacterium nucleotide sequence CTCTCTTATTGCAATTTCTGAATATTTATTTTCTGTGTTTAAGCTATTTAAAATATTTTCAACATCAATTTTATTGTCAATATCAATATGTTTGAATGTGATAGAATTTTCTTCATTTCTCAATGTTCTAAAAATTCCAGCTAATACACATGCTTGCTCATTCAATGTCTTTTCGTTGTTAATAATTACAGCATTTGAAGTAAGCAAAATAATATTTGATTGATGTTTATTTTGTGAGGTGTTTTTTATTTGTTGTTTTAATTTTTCAATTTTAAGATACACATCATCCTTGCTTTCATTATTTTCAAGACAACAGATTATTATATAATCATAAATCTGACTGTCTTCTTTTTCTGTATCAACTGAATTATTGTTGTTGATTAATGCAGATTTTATATTTTCAAAAACATTAGATGATTTTTGATATTCTAACAGTAATACTTTTTTGTTTTCTATTTTATTTGAATTAATATCTACAATTTCCCATTTTGTCGTATAGATATAATCTATTGAAATGTCTTCAGATTTAATATTACTTTGGATTGGTTGTTGCACATTAGGTTGCTCATCAAACCAATATCTTTCTTTTTGCCAAGCATAGTTTGGCAATAAAATAAATTTATTTATATTTTCATAAATATTTTTAAAATCTATCTGAATGTTATGTTCATATAAATCTGATAAGTTTTTGTAAAAAGTTTCTACATCATTTTTTTCTTTTGTAAGTGATGCAATTGTTATTGACTTAGAACTTGTGGTATCAATATTTTGTTGAATAGCATGTAATAGTGTTTGATGTGGGCTCATTTCTATGCACACACATTGATGTTGTTGCAATATCTGTGTAATGGCATCTTTGAAATGGACAGTTTGTCTTAAATTTTGTTTCCAATATTCTGCATTCAAATTGTTGCCATCAATTTTAGTTTTATACACTGAAGAATAAAACTCTACATTACTATTTTTTGGTAACACATCTTGTAATACTTCTTTCAGTTGTTCATCAATGCCTTGCATGTGTACACTGTGCGATGCAACATCAACTTTTATCAACCTTGCAAATCTATCTTCTTGTTCTAATTCATTTGCTAATTTTTCAATAGTATCTTTATCACCTGACAATACCAAAGAATTATTGCTATTAACTACTGCAACAGATACTTGTTCATTTATATTTTCTATTCTTTTTAATGCTTCATCGTAAGCTAAATCTGTAGCCAACATTAAACCACGTCCACTTACTTGTTTCATCAATTTACTTCTATTGCAAATTATTTTTACTGCATCTTCTAAAGAAATAATTCCTGCAATATGTGCTGCTGCAACTTCACCAAGACTATGCCCAATTACTGCATCTGGAAAAACACCTTTGCTTTGCCATAGCTTTGATAATGCAATGCTAATTGCAACAAGTGTTGGTTGTATAATATCAAGTTGATTGAATTTTTCTTCGTCATTAGAATTTAATATTTCTATTAAGTCCCAATCAGTTTGTGTTTTTAGAATAGCATTAAATGCATCTATTGATTCTTTAAATACTGCTTCTTTATCCATTAGATTTAGTGCCATACCTAGCCATTGTGCGCCTTGCCCAGGAAAAACAAAAACAGTTTTTATATTATCATCAGTATCATATCTAATATTTTTTTCTACATCTTTAGTTTCTAAAAAATCACTTATCTGCTGTAATATCTCATCTTTACTTGATGCTACAAAAGTTTTTCTATACTTATAATGTGTTCTTCTGAGCGCAGCCATCGCACAGATATCTTCTAAATTCACATTAGATGATTGAATAAAATCATCATATTTTTTTACTACTTCTAATAATGCATTTTCGGATTTTGCACTAATTGGAAGTATAAATATATCGTTTCTTAATGTTGAATTTCTTTCATCATTATTTTGATGATGTCCAAGAATCACATGTGCATTTGTGCCTGTTACACCAAAGCTACTTACGCCAACAAATTTATTTTCAGGTTGCCATGTTGTATTTTCTTGAACAACTTTTATTGGAAGACTTTCCCAATCTACAAATTGATTTAATTCTTCACTATGTAAATTTTTGGGTAGAATTCTTTGATTGATGGAAAGTATATTTTTTATCAAACCAGCCAAGCCTGCAACACTTTCTGTATGACCAATATTTGATTTTATTGATGCGATATGCAAAGGATTTGCATTTGTTTTTGTTGAACTAAAGACAGTTGATAATGCTTCTAACTCAATTGGATCACCAATTTTTGTGCCTGTGCCATGTGCTTCTATGTATTCAATATCTTTTGGATCTAACTGTGCATCTTTGATGGCTGTTTGAATTAATTTTGTTTGTGCTAAAACACTTGGTGCTGTAAATCCATTGCTTTTGCCATCTTGGTTTACTGCTGTTCCTTTTATTACTGCAAGAATATTATCATTATCATTTATTGCATCGTTTAATCTTTTTAATACAATAATTGCTGCACCTTCTGAACGCACAAATCCATTTGCTTGATTTGAAAAAGGACGACATCTTGAATCTTTTGATAAACCACTAAGTGCTGTAAAACATATTGAAAGTTCTGGTTCTAAAATTAAATTTACTGCACCAGCAATTGCCAAATTACTTTCTCCTTTTCTCAAAGATTGTACAGCCAGATGTGTAGCAACTAATGATGATGAACATGCAGTATCTACGGTAACTGATGGCCCTTGAAATCCGAAAGTATATGATATTCTACCTGCATTGGCACATACAGCAGAACCTGTGTATGAGTATGGATTTACTAAATTATAATCTCCACTTCTAAAATGTTTTTTTTGGTAATCGATGCTAGTGATGCCAATAAATACACCAGTTTCTGAATTAACTAATGTTTGTGTATTTAAACCAGCATTTTCAATAGCTTCTTGTGTTAGTTCTAATAAAATTCTTTGTTGTGGATCTAAACTTTCAGTTTCAATTCTTGTTAAATCAAAAAAAGGTGCGTCAAATAAATCTATATTCTTTAAGTAACCACCTTGTTGTAATACTGATTTTCCAAGGCTTCCATCAGCATCATAAATTTTTGAGTTATCATATCTTGATGTTGGAATATCTTCTATTGCATCAATATTTTTTAATAATAATTCTGATAATTTTTCTACGCTATCTGCATTGCCTGGGAAACGAAATGCCATACCAACAACTGCAATTGGTTCATGTTGTTTGTTTCTTTCCTGTTGCAATTGACTTTTTAAATCTTTTATTGCAGTAAGTGCTTGTTTTATCTGTGCTGCGTATTTCTCTTGATCAGTCATTATAAATTTTTTAATTCATCATCTAATAACTTGCTTAATTCATCTAATTCACTATCTACAATTATTTCTTCTTCTGCAATTATTTGTTGCTGCTTATTATCTTCTGATGATTTTTGATTTTCAATTTCTATTGTTTGTGTATTGTTATCTATTGGCTGATTGTTTTTAATCTCCAATTTATCTAATAAAAATTTGGTGTATATTTTTATTGTAGGATATGTCCAAAATGATGTAACAGAAAGTTTAGTTTCAAATACTTTTTCTAATTGATTTTTTAATTGTATAGACATCAGTGAATCTATACCTAATGATTTGAATGTAGATTGTGTTTGAATATTATCTGTAGTAATTTTTGTTACTTTTGATATTGTTTCTTTGAGTTTGTTTTCAATGCTATTCTCAATTATTCCTGCATCTTGTAAAGTAGACAAAGTATCTACAAATGATAATGCTGTTTCTTTTTGAACTTCATTTTCTTGTGTATCTAATAAATCAAAGTATGGATTATCTTTTGCAGAAGCATAATTGTTTTTCCATTTTGCGACATCAAATTTAAAAACACCTATATTGGAATAGTCTGTGGTTATTGATTTTTTGAAATAATCTAATGATTGTAATGAACTCATTGGTTCTATTCCTTCGTTCTTTAATCTTTCTGCTCTATTTTTTTGTGATGCTGCCAAACCTACATCATCTATCGTACTCCATTGAATACTTATAGCTGGTAAGTTTTTTAATTTTCTATCATGTGCTAATGCATCTAAAAATGCATTGGCTGCAACATATGCACCTTGCCCTGGTGATGAAAAGAGTACAGCAGAAGAACTAAATAAAACAAAATAATCTAAATCAATTTTTTTAGTAAGTTGGTGTAAATGTAATGCTCCTAATATTTTTGGTGTTACTACATTATAATATTTTTCTCTAGAAATATTAATAATTGCTGCATCATCCAACAAACCAGCTAGATGAAAAACACCTTTTAAT carries:
- a CDS encoding SDR family NAD(P)-dependent oxidoreductase, whose protein sequence is MTDQEKYAAQIKQALTAIKDLKSQLQQERNKQHEPIAVVGMAFRFPGNADSVEKLSELLLKNIDAIEDIPTSRYDNSKIYDADGSLGKSVLQQGGYLKNIDLFDAPFFDLTRIETESLDPQQRILLELTQEAIENAGLNTQTLVNSETGVFIGITSIDYQKKHFRSGDYNLVNPYSYTGSAVCANAGRISYTFGFQGPSVTVDTACSSSLVATHLAVQSLRKGESNLAIAGAVNLILEPELSICFTALSGLSKDSRCRPFSNQANGFVRSEGAAIIVLKRLNDAINDNDNILAVIKGTAVNQDGKSNGFTAPSVLAQTKLIQTAIKDAQLDPKDIEYIEAHGTGTKIGDPIELEALSTVFSSTKTNANPLHIASIKSNIGHTESVAGLAGLIKNILSINQRILPKNLHSEELNQFVDWESLPIKVVQENTTWQPENKFVGVSSFGVTGTNAHVILGHHQNNDERNSTLRNDIFILPISAKSENALLEVVKKYDDFIQSSNVNLEDICAMAALRRTHYKYRKTFVASSKDEILQQISDFLETKDVEKNIRYDTDDNIKTVFVFPGQGAQWLGMALNLMDKEAVFKESIDAFNAILKTQTDWDLIEILNSNDEEKFNQLDIIQPTLVAISIALSKLWQSKGVFPDAVIGHSLGEVAAAHIAGIISLEDAVKIICNRSKLMKQVSGRGLMLATDLAYDEALKRIENINEQVSVAVVNSNNSLVLSGDKDTIEKLANELEQEDRFARLIKVDVASHSVHMQGIDEQLKEVLQDVLPKNSNVEFYSSVYKTKIDGNNLNAEYWKQNLRQTVHFKDAITQILQQHQCVCIEMSPHQTLLHAIQQNIDTTSSKSITIASLTKEKNDVETFYKNLSDLYEHNIQIDFKNIYENINKFILLPNYAWQKERYWFDEQPNVQQPIQSNIKSEDISIDYIYTTKWEIVDINSNKIENKKVLLLEYQKSSNVFENIKSALINNNNSVDTEKEDSQIYDYIIICCLENNESKDDVYLKIEKLKQQIKNTSQNKHQSNIILLTSNAVIINNEKTLNEQACVLAGIFRTLRNEENSITFKHIDIDNKIDVENILNSLNTENKYSEIAIREHTYYVPKIISVPTLSNDSANNLDKDATILIVGGTSGLGLQLAIDYSNKGHKNIALVSRSGAKPETDEALDLFTHNNTKVAILKADYTNSQVVHDSIVAIEKNMPAIKTVVHAAAVLADGLFQDINNDAAKSILQPKLDIAKNIQKYFSDKNEVRLIFFSSAASVLGTLAQAVYSGANYFIDNFVNYINNIGGNAIAVNWGNIAEVGLAAQDDKRGKNLSDQGLGLIYKNELPKLFDMMESNKLNQIIPLKIDFNKWKETYKNTQQNILF